The genomic region CAAACATTAATATGTAAGGGAAATATATCAGTGGAAGGATTTATTTTGATGAGTAGTATGTTTCTTTCGGTTTTTTTTACACTTTTATCAATAAAAGCTATTGAAAAGAGTAAGTATTTTTATTTATATGCAGTTGCTACCAGTGTATCAGTTGCTACAGCCGGGGAAATGTATTTATTTTTACTTACTTCGAACATTTAGATAGGAGGGAGGAACAGAAGGGGCATGTGCTGTCCCTTGGTCCTAAACACGGAAAAAATCCTAAGCTTTTATCGCTTAGGATTTTTTCCGTATTTCCTCAACAAAGAAGACAAGTGCTTGACCCAAACTGGGCCAGGCTGCTCAAAAGTGCCCAGATTCTAGGCGCGAAACTGCCCCAACACCGGAGCGTATGAACTAATACGTGAGGATGTTGGGGCAGTTTCAGCAACAACGAAGATGGGTGCTTTTGAGCTGTCTGGGCTAGCGGTTGTCTATTTTCTCTGGGTAAAGATCATGCTCCATCATTCTCTTTTCTGCCATTTTTTCAAACTTGGTACCTTTTTTGCCATAGTTGCAGTAGGGGTCTATGCTTATTCCCCCTCTTGGGGTGAATTTGCCCCATACTTCTATGTATTTTGGGTCCATTAGTTTGATTAGGTCTTTCATTATTATGTTCATGGAGTCTTCATGGAAGTCGCCGTGGTTTCTGAAGCTAAATAGGTATAGCTTTAGCGACTTGCTTTCCACCATGTGTTTGTCGGGGATGTAGCTTATATATACTGTACCAAAGTCCGGTTGGTTTGTTTTGGGACATAGGGTGGTAAACTCTGGGCAGTTAAATTTTACGAAATAGTCGTTTTCCATATGTTTGTTTTCAAAGGTTTCTAGCACCTCTGGGGTGTAGTTAAACTGGTATTTATTGTTTTGGTTTCCTAGTAGAGTTACTCCTTCTAGTTCTTCGTCTTTTCTTCCTTTTTTAGATTCCATTTATTTTGCCTCCTCTTTTTTTTGTAGGTATTTTTCTAGTCCTTGGGCTCTTAGCTCACATGCTGGACATGTTTTACAGCCTGTGCCTATGATTCCGTTGTAGCAGGTTAGGGTTTTTTCTCTGACGTAGTCTAACTTACCTAGCTTGTCTGCTAGCTGCCAGGCATCTGCTTTGTCCATCCACATAAGGGGCGTGTGAATTACGTATGGGTAGTCCATGGATAGATTTAGAGTTACGCCTAGAGATTTGATAAATACATCTCTACAGTCGGGGTATCCGCTAAAGTCTGTTTGGCAAACACCGGTTACTATGTGCCGGGCCCCTTTTTGCTTTGCCAGCACCGCTGCAAAGGTTAAAAATAGCATGTTTCTGCCATCTACGGCGGTGGAAGGCAGATCTCCTTCTTTTTCCTCCACATCTATGTCATCTCTTGTTAGTGCGTTGGGAGCTAGTTGATTTAACAGAGACATATCTAGTATGTGATGTTCTATTTTTTGCTCTTTGGCAATTTCTGCGGCACATTCTAGCTCCTTTTTGTGCCGCTGATTGTAGTCAAAGGATACGGCAATTACTTCGTCAAATTTTTCCATTGCCCAAAAAAGGCAGGTGGTGGAGTCTTGTCCGCCGCTAAATACTACTACGCACTTTTCTTTTTCCATTTTTATTCCCCCTATTTTACTAGTAACAAAAATTCGTTTCTTAGCTCGTTATCTTCCTCGAATTTTCCTTTGAAGGTGCTGGTTTTTGTAAGTGCACCGCCTTTTTTGATTCCACGGCTGGTCATACAGCTGTGCTCTCCTTCGATCACCACCGCCACATCATCGGTATTTGCCACCATGGCCATAACTTCGGCGATGTCTCTTCCTATCCGTTCTTGCAGCTGAAGTCTTTTGGCTACCATCTCCGCTATCCGTGCGATTTTGCTAAGCCCGATGATTTTTTTGTTTGGGATATATCCAACTGCCACCTTCATGTTGTACATAAGCGCCAGGTGATGCTCACAGAAGCTAAAGATTGGGATGTCTTGTACCACCACCATGTTTTTGCTTTTGTTGACGGTATATCCGGTTTCTTCTTCAAAGGTTTTGTCAAACATCTCCGCAACTTCTTCGTTGGAGTAGCGCATTCCTTCAAAGACTTCCTTATACATGTTAGCCACCCGCTTGGGAGTCTCTGCTAACCCCTCTCTGTCAGGGTTATCTCCTAGTGCAATTAGGATTTGCCGTATATTTTTTTCTATTTTTTCTGTGTCTATAGACTTCATTTTTATACACCTCTCATGTCGGGAGACCAAATTATCTTGTGAAGCTGCAGCTGCAGTTTTATCTTATTTAATTTATGCTTTTTCATAAAATCCACTATTTCGGTAGGTTCTATCTTGCCTATCACTGGGCTGAAATAGACAAGGCATTTTTCTGTAAGGCTATACTCATTTATGATGTTATAGGCAGTTTTTAAGTCTTCATCGCTGCCTATAACAAACTTATAAACGTCTTCTTTTCCAACTGCTTTTAGATTGCTTTTGTCCATGTGCTGCTCCATCTTACTTAAAGGAAGTTTGTAGTCTAATATAAATCTTACGTTTTGCCCACAGTTTTCCCTTATTAGTTTGTCTTTAAACCTGTCAATTGAAACGCTGCCGTTGGTCTCTATTTGAATTTTTAGCTGCTGCTTTTGAGAAAGGAAAACTAACACCTTGTCTATATCTTTTTGGATTAACGGCTCGCCGCCGGTTATTGTAACGTTTTCGGTACCGTTTTGTGCGATAAAATCATATATTTCTTCTGCTGTCATTTGCTCTCCATATACATTTTCGCCGGTGGAGTAGTCTGTGTCACACCAAGTGCATTTTAAGTTACAGCGGCCAAATCTAATGAATGTGGAAATCTCTCCGGCGGTCGGCCCTTCTCCGTCGATGCTGCAAAACTTTTCTATTATATTATATTTAGTCATTGTCGGCCTCTGTATAGATGCAGCTATTGGTGGGGGTTTCAAAAAGCTCCACCTCGTGGACATCAAAGCCCTTGTCTTTTAGCATGTGGTATATATGCCGAGACATCTCTTCTGCTGTTGGGCGATAGGGAACTGTTAATATCTCAAATGGTTGCGGGCTGTTTTTCATCCGCTTTATAAAGTCTTGGCCAATCTCATCGTCTTCTATGATTAGCTTGTGGTCAAAGTAATCTTCTATTTCTTTGAGGGCTTTTTTTATGGTGCCAAAGTCCTCCACCATACCCCGAAGCTGCCCTTCTTTTTTTACGTCTTCTCCCTTTACCTTAGCGATAAGCCTGTATCTATGGCCGTGGATGTTGGAGCATTTGCCTTCATAGTTGCTAAGATAATGGGCTAGGTCAAACTGAACTTCTGCTTTTAATATAAACATTTAATATGCCTCCTAAATTTAAAGATTCATTAAATTTAGACAAATAAAAAAGGGACGCAACTGTCCCTTTGGTAGTTGCCTAGTTTTGTTTTAGGACAGGATGGTCAATGAACTGTCCTTATAGTATTTTAAGTTACTTTTAAAATTATAACATAAAGATGTAAGTATATGAAGGTTATCAATTAAAGGTGGGATAAGATGAGCGTTAAAAAGGTCTAGCTATACTAACTAGACCTTTTTGTGTTTTAAATTATTTTTCAACTTCAAAGCTCCCACAATCAGTTGCTTCTGGGGTTTTTGCTTTATCCATGTGCTTAACAACGTTGATATGATCTAGGCTACAGAAAGATTCATTTTTTGCATGATATTTACACTCATTTACTGTGCACCCTATATTTTTATTTGATTTCAGTTTTAACACCCCCTAAAATTTAATGTTCATTTTATTTTAGGTAATGTTATCATTTTGTATTCACTAGTCATTCATTTTAAATACCAAGAAAACTATATAAGTTTCTTTTATATCATAACTATTGCTTTACTAATAAGGCGATGTTATTCTATCTATAAATAATATTTATATTTTTTAACCACTGTTGTGATTAGTTTCACTAAATTAATTTGGGAGGTTTTAGTATGAATAAAAAGGTTAGTATTAAAAAAATTCGTCAAGAAGCGGAAGACTTATACAGAGAAGGTAAGTTTTTTTGTTCCGAGGCTATTGTATACTCTATAAAGGAAAATTTTCAGCTAGATATGCCTGATGAGATGGTTGCTATGGCATCAGGGTTCCCCGTTGGCATCGGAAAGTCTAAGTGTGTTTGTGGTGCTGTATCTGGAGGGGTTATGGCGTTGGGTTATTTCTTGGGTAGAACAGAGCCCGGTGATTCAAAAGTTGTAAAAACGCTAGAGCTTGCAAATGAATTGCAACAAAGTTTTAAGGATAACCACAAGGTATTATGCTGTAAGGTGCTAACTCATGGCATGGATATGGGTTCTGGCGAGCATAAGGAGCAGTGTATATCATTTACTGGTGAAATTGCGGAAAAAACTGCTGAGATTATTGTGCGCGAACTAGGGTTAACTAACATTGATCATAGTATCGGAGCATAGATAGATGAGTGATATTATTAAAAAGTTACCTTATCCAATTGCTGGCTTAATGCTAGCTTGTGCAACCTTAGGTAATCTTTTAGCCTCTTATGGGGAAATATATCGATATTTTTTTGGAGCTATTTCCGCTTGCATTTTAGTGCTTATAGTGGCAAAGCTTATCATTATGCCCAAAAGCTTAATGGCAGCTTTTGAAAACCCTGTATTAGCCAGCGTGCTTCCAACCTTTTCAATGGGGCTTATGGTGCTGTCAACATATATCAGCTCTTTTAACTTTTTAGCATCAATGCTTTGGTTTTTTGCTATATTAATTCACCTATTACTTATTTTTGTGTTTACCAAAAAATATATCTTTAACTTTAACATAAAAGCTGTTTTTCCTAGCTATTTCGTAGTTTACGTAGTTATAGTTGTTGCCAGCATCTCTGCGCCAGCTTTGGGACATCAAAATATAGGTCAATATTTGTTTTGGTTTGGACTTTTATCTTATTTAATTTTACTTCCCATTGTGCTTTATAGGGTAGTAAAGATAAAATCAATGCCACCTCCAGCATTACCTACATTTGTTATTTTAACAGCGCCTGCTAGTCTTTGTCTTGCGGGATATATAAGCTCATTTCCCCATCCTAATAATGTACTTATATCCTTTCTGGCAGGTCTGGCCTTTGTGATGCTTGGGGCAGTAGCAACTAAAATGCCTCCCCTTTTAAAAAGTGAATTTTATCCAAGTTACTCTGCTTTTACTTTTCCCTTTGTAATAACAGCAGTGGCTTTTAAAGGATTGGCTGCAATGAGCGGGTTTTATGGTCTTATTATTTTTGCGATGGTTTTGGAAGTCTGGGCAGCTTTAATTGTGATATATGTACTGTGCAGATATATGATGTACCTTCTGTCTATAGAGTTTCCTATAGTTAAGTCTAAAAAAAATCAAGCCAGCTAAAAAAGCTGGCTTGATTTTTTCTTAGTCTTTACCTCTCAGATGTTTTTTGTTTTACTACTTTAGTCTTGTTCAGTAATAAAACCGCTTCTACAACATAGTAATAATGTTTAAGTTAAATTATTTAAGCAAAAATCCCATATAATAAATACAACAGTGTAAAAAAAATAGGGTATAGAAAGGGTAGG from Proteinivorax hydrogeniformans harbors:
- the queC gene encoding 7-cyano-7-deazaguanine synthase QueC, with the protein product MEKEKCVVVFSGGQDSTTCLFWAMEKFDEVIAVSFDYNQRHKKELECAAEIAKEQKIEHHILDMSLLNQLAPNALTRDDIDVEEKEGDLPSTAVDGRNMLFLTFAAVLAKQKGARHIVTGVCQTDFSGYPDCRDVFIKSLGVTLNLSMDYPYVIHTPLMWMDKADAWQLADKLGKLDYVREKTLTCYNGIIGTGCKTCPACELRAQGLEKYLQKKEEAK
- a CDS encoding TDT family transporter: MSDIIKKLPYPIAGLMLACATLGNLLASYGEIYRYFFGAISACILVLIVAKLIIMPKSLMAAFENPVLASVLPTFSMGLMVLSTYISSFNFLASMLWFFAILIHLLLIFVFTKKYIFNFNIKAVFPSYFVVYVVIVVASISAPALGHQNIGQYLFWFGLLSYLILLPIVLYRVVKIKSMPPPALPTFVILTAPASLCLAGYISSFPHPNNVLISFLAGLAFVMLGAVATKMPPLLKSEFYPSYSAFTFPFVITAVAFKGLAAMSGFYGLIIFAMVLEVWAALIVIYVLCRYMMYLLSIEFPIVKSKKNQAS
- the folE gene encoding GTP cyclohydrolase I FolE; protein product: MKSIDTEKIEKNIRQILIALGDNPDREGLAETPKRVANMYKEVFEGMRYSNEEVAEMFDKTFEEETGYTVNKSKNMVVVQDIPIFSFCEHHLALMYNMKVAVGYIPNKKIIGLSKIARIAEMVAKRLQLQERIGRDIAEVMAMVANTDDVAVVIEGEHSCMTSRGIKKGGALTKTSTFKGKFEEDNELRNEFLLLVK
- the queE gene encoding putative 7-carboxy-7-deazaguanine synthase QueE — translated: MTKYNIIEKFCSIDGEGPTAGEISTFIRFGRCNLKCTWCDTDYSTGENVYGEQMTAEEIYDFIAQNGTENVTITGGEPLIQKDIDKVLVFLSQKQQLKIQIETNGSVSIDRFKDKLIRENCGQNVRFILDYKLPLSKMEQHMDKSNLKAVGKEDVYKFVIGSDEDLKTAYNIINEYSLTEKCLVYFSPVIGKIEPTEIVDFMKKHKLNKIKLQLQLHKIIWSPDMRGV
- a CDS encoding C-GCAxxG-C-C family protein produces the protein MNKKVSIKKIRQEAEDLYREGKFFCSEAIVYSIKENFQLDMPDEMVAMASGFPVGIGKSKCVCGAVSGGVMALGYFLGRTEPGDSKVVKTLELANELQQSFKDNHKVLCCKVLTHGMDMGSGEHKEQCISFTGEIAEKTAEIIVRELGLTNIDHSIGA
- a CDS encoding DUF1540 domain-containing protein produces the protein MKSNKNIGCTVNECKYHAKNESFCSLDHINVVKHMDKAKTPEATDCGSFEVEK
- the queF gene encoding preQ(1) synthase, which translates into the protein MESKKGRKDEELEGVTLLGNQNNKYQFNYTPEVLETFENKHMENDYFVKFNCPEFTTLCPKTNQPDFGTVYISYIPDKHMVESKSLKLYLFSFRNHGDFHEDSMNIIMKDLIKLMDPKYIEVWGKFTPRGGISIDPYCNYGKKGTKFEKMAEKRMMEHDLYPEKIDNR
- the queD gene encoding 6-carboxytetrahydropterin synthase QueD, whose translation is MFILKAEVQFDLAHYLSNYEGKCSNIHGHRYRLIAKVKGEDVKKEGQLRGMVEDFGTIKKALKEIEDYFDHKLIIEDDEIGQDFIKRMKNSPQPFEILTVPYRPTAEEMSRHIYHMLKDKGFDVHEVELFETPTNSCIYTEADND